The proteins below come from a single Roseiflexus sp. RS-1 genomic window:
- a CDS encoding rhomboid family intramembrane serine protease has product MSDNDNDYQRILRNLEAAGRPPEEPAPAEQAEAASLRVRVPLFTPWAARILLTINILVFVGPWLLDVIGIRIAGVVSVYELTLIWGAKENAAISIGGQYYRFLTAMFLHGSIAHLFFNSFALYSLGFEAERIFGSQRFLALYLIAGLGGGVMSYAFNPNPSVGASGAIFGLIGALIAFYVVARSVLGGIARQQLGSLIFVVMINLALGFTSPYIDNNAHIGGLLTGAVIGWLLAPRFALDPRSYPPTVVRLGLRAGWPLTMAVLAVLVVLALIITPPLQTLSP; this is encoded by the coding sequence GTGAGCGATAACGATAACGATTATCAGCGTATCCTGCGCAACCTCGAAGCAGCGGGGCGCCCTCCGGAAGAACCGGCGCCCGCAGAACAGGCTGAAGCAGCATCGCTGCGCGTGCGTGTTCCGCTGTTTACGCCCTGGGCGGCGCGCATCCTGCTGACGATCAACATTCTTGTCTTCGTTGGTCCCTGGTTGCTGGACGTGATCGGCATCCGTATTGCCGGCGTCGTGAGTGTGTACGAACTGACTCTGATCTGGGGCGCGAAAGAAAATGCCGCGATTTCTATCGGCGGGCAGTACTACCGTTTTCTGACCGCAATGTTTCTTCATGGCAGCATTGCGCACCTGTTCTTCAACTCGTTTGCGCTCTATTCGCTGGGCTTCGAAGCCGAACGCATCTTCGGCTCGCAACGCTTCCTGGCGCTCTACCTGATTGCCGGTCTGGGCGGCGGAGTGATGTCGTATGCGTTCAATCCCAACCCCTCAGTTGGCGCGTCGGGGGCGATTTTCGGGCTGATTGGCGCGTTGATCGCCTTTTACGTCGTTGCGCGTTCGGTGCTGGGCGGCATCGCACGCCAGCAACTCGGCAGCCTGATATTCGTGGTGATGATCAATCTGGCGCTCGGATTTACATCGCCCTACATCGACAACAATGCACATATCGGCGGGTTGCTGACCGGTGCGGTGATCGGATGGTTGCTGGCGCCGCGTTTTGCGCTCGACCCGCGTTCCTATCCGCCGACAGTCGTGCGATTGGGTCTGCGCGCTGGATGGCCCCTGACAATGGCAGTGCTGGCGGTGCTGGTCGTGCTGGCGCTGATCATCACGCCGCCGCTGCAAACGCTCTCGCCGTAG